DNA from Cynocephalus volans isolate mCynVol1 chromosome 2, mCynVol1.pri, whole genome shotgun sequence:
ccACATTCATTTCCGTCGACACCAGGAGATGGAACTAAATGTGTGTCATAAAGAGCAGTAAAAGCAACGTGTTTTGAGGTCAAAGTTGGTTGCTTCCATATCATATCAGTTTCCTCCCTGGAGAAGTCAGGACTGTGTCTTAAACCCTCATGTCACACAGGAGCCTGACATGTATTCCCTGGATGTTGAATCCATGCTGGGAATTAGCGTTTTATTGAGAAGGGTGAGGTTCCGTGGAAGTTCTGATGTTCCTCAGACTCACCAGGGCTGCAGCCTCCCACCTGGTGACAGCCAGGCCCGTTTTTCCCTTCCTGTACATTTGTGTCTCTGTCCCCTAGAAGCTGACGGTTCCCGTGGCAGGGGCTGAAGCAGAGCAAGCCCGGCCTGCCTTTTCCCTTACTTCCCCAGTATTTGTTTATGCTACAGTCTTCAGTCTGCAGACCACCAGCCTGCTACACTGGTGTCTGCCACTCAGCTGAACTCTCTGTTCCTGCCTTTTTAAATTTGGGGTTCACATATTTAGCAGCACCCCGGAAGCTGCTTCTCCCTGGGGAGGTCAGAACTCCCGGAGGAAGTTGGCTGTGTTTACCATACAGGGCCTTGGAGACCAGGGGAACAGCCTTGGACAACTTTCCCTGGCCCTTCTTCCCTGTTCTTGGCTTCTCCCCTTCCCGACAGGGCTGCCCTAGAAAGCATGATGGGGGTCCCAGAGCCTGCCTGTCACACTCTGAATGATGATCTGACTGGGGACACCAGTTCAGAGTCTTTCCTGGCTCTGGATTAGGCTGGGGGAAAGGGCAGGAAGAGTGATAAAGTTCTGACCCCATCCATAGTGAGTGTGTGACTTGGGGATCCCTGGGCAGGCAGGGCtcttttaatttgcaaaatgaGGGCATTGGGGCCACTTATGACTACAATTCCTTTCCCCCTCATACTTTCTATGACCCTATGAatacaacaaagagaaaacatgCCAGGGAAACAATGAGAGAATTCATCGTTAGGCTCTTCCTACAGCAGGACTGTGCAGAAGCAAATCTGTTCATTTTGAGGAAGCTGGATGCAGGCGAGCAATTGCTTTATAACTGGTGCCTTTCAAATCCATTGTTATCTCTGCTTCTCTCCCCCATTTCTCCTGTGGTCTACATGGCTGGGTGGGAGCAGCAGGGCTACGGGCTGCACTGGGAGGTCAAGCCCCCTCCCAGGGCCAGGGTCCCCAAATTTGCAGGCAGGGCAGGCTGTGATTAGAAGCAAGTAGAAGGGTTGGACTTGGAAGTAGACAACACCCAAGAACCTCATGTTGCAATGGCAGCCACTTGTGCTGGCACCTTTTTAGTGGCTTTCATCTTTCGAGCTGCTTTCATTTCCTCAGTTTTCTGCGAAACAGCCTACCCGTGATCTGCAAGCCAACTCTCAATGATTTTGGAGCTGGTTTGTGTTTGAATTACCTAtgctttatatacatatatatatatatatatatatattttttttttttttttctaattgaagcaaaattaattatacatattcttggggtacagggttgactaccatcacctgtgtacaacatgtcatgatccaatcaatattattagcgtattcattattacaaatagtaattattctttgtgccccttatccAGTATCTTTCCAGTTCCCCCCCCttcacccctcccacctctagtgaatatagattttttctctcctcctgaaagttcaacatgttaattgtggtcttttctttctctctctctctctctttttttttctttctttctttttcctcctttcttggcacccacttaggagtgaggacatgtagtatttctctctggcttatttcaattaatataattttctccaagctttgccatgttgctgtaaatggcagaatttcattcttttttttaatggctgacaagtattcccttgtgtatacataccacattttccttacccaggcATCTGTCAAAGTACATTTAgactggttccatatcttggctattgtaaaagaactgtgatgaacatgggagtgcagatatcccttcagtgtgatgatttccattcctttgggtatatacccagaagtggaattgctggatcttatggtagttctatctgtaattgtctgagaaacctccatactgttttccataatagctgcactaattcacagtcccaccaacagtgtagaagagataccctttctccacatcctcagaaGCATATGttattcttgatctttttaataatcgccagtctgactggggtgagatgatatcgcaatgtggttttgatttgcatttccctgatgattagtgatgttgagcgttttttcatgtacgtcttggccatttgtatgtctttctttgaaaaatgtctactcagctcctttgcccattttttaattggattatttgtttttttactgttaagttgtttgagttccttacatattcgggatattaatcccttgtcagatatatagtttgcaaatattatctcccattctgtacattgtcttctctctctgtagattatttcctttgctgttaagctttttagtttgatataatcccattcatttatttttttttcttttgttgcttgtgattttggggtcttattcataaagtctttgcccagtcctacttcctgaagtgtttcccctatgttttcttttagtagttttatggtttcaggtcttatacttaagtctttaattcattttgaattcattttggtacatggcaagaggtacagccctagtttcattcttctgaatatgtatgtccagttttcccagcagcatttattgaagagggagtCTTTTCCCCCAACTATGCTTTTACATTACCTATGTTTTTATTCCACCTGCCTTTTTCTTCCCTGCCCCAAACTAGACTCAGCCCTTTCCCCAGCAAGGACTGCTGCTCCTCGTCCGTGTGCCCCATCCCCAGTCCCTGCCTCACGGGGCAGGGTGGTGATACATCACGACCTGTGGAATCGTGTGCACCTTTCCCTCACCTCCCACATTTAATTGAGTCTTTACCTTCATAACCTCTCTCTCATAGTCTCCTCTGTCAAATAACACCACTGCTAGTACCTGATTCCAGGCCCCCGTTTCTTCTTTGCCAGACATTTAAAAAGCTGGGGCTTCAGAGAAGTCTCTTTAATCTGATTCATTTGGAAGCACCCATTTTTGTGCCCTGtgttccttcccttctctttcctatAATGCAAATGTGATGGCTGGAGGTCCAGTAGACATGTTATATCCAGAGAATACAAGATACAAACTGTCTTCTAAAGAGAGTGAAGCAAAAAACACATGGAGCTCAGGTGCTCATCACTTCGGGGGAGTTGCCATACCAACCTCGGATTTCCAGGCTCCAGATTTTTATATGACAATAAAACCTATTTGCTTAAAACAAAGTCACCAAACCGTTTCTGGAAAGGGCTGGATTGTAAATATAGTAAATTATTTACTTTAGTAAATATAGTGTAGcgatatagaaaatattttaggctttgtgggccatatggtctccgTTGCAACTGCTAAACTCTGCTATTGCAGAGTGCaagcagctatagacaatatGCAATCAAATGGGCATGaccgtgttccaataaaactttatttataaaaacaggcattgattggatttggcccatggacCATAGTTTGTCAACCCCTAGTTTCAGTCACTGTTATTAGGTACATGTTACTAGCAGCTGATCCCAGTCCCTAACTAAGTTAATTTGTCTTGCTAAGTGCTATGGGTCAGATGTGTCCCTGAAATGTTCAcgtgttagaaacttgatctccattgcaacagtgttaagagggtggaaaatccaattgtggtatttgaaaggtgagatcTTCAacaggtgattaaattgtgagaactgtgcccttgctaatggatttatccattcatggagtaatgggcatagttctgataactttaaaggagagcaagggtatcagttgtaatgtctcttctttcatttctaactttatttGAGTCTGTCTTTTTTCCTAATTTGTCTAACTAAGCATTTATCAATTTTGTGTAGCTTTTCAAAAATTCCCTTCTTAGTTTTGTTagtcttttctattgtttttctagtttttatttcatttatttcagctctgatcttcattttcttccttgtgcTAACTTTAGcattagtttgttcttctttttctagtttattgaagtgtaatgttaggttgtgtgtttgagatcttttttctttttgatatgggcatttattgctataatcttccctcttagaactgctttggcTTCATCCCATGAGTTTTCATATGTTgtgattccatttttgtttgtgtccagtatttaaaattttcccttttagtttcttctttgacatagtaattgtttgatttttgcatatttgttAACTTTTCATGATTTCTCAGGTTATTAATTCCTTGTATCATATTATTGTGGTTGGAAAacatacttgatatgattttgatcttaaatttgttaagacttattttgtggcctaacatgtaaTCTATTTTGGAGAATATTGGCCTAACATATaatctattttgaaaaatttcctcACATGCACTTGAGGAAAATGTATATTCTCTTGCTGTTGGAGGGACTGGTTTGTATCTGTTTGTTAGGTCCATTTTGTCTAAAGTATATTTCAAGTCTAATGTTTCCTTAgtgattttctgtctggttgaTATGTCTATCGTTGAACATGAAGTATTGACATTCCCTATATTTTGTTGCCATCTATGTCTCTCTTCAGCTCTCAATATATGGTGCTCctatgttgagtgcatatatactTACAATAGTTATATCCTgtcccctttatcattatgtgataattctctttgtctctttttacagtttttgacttaaaaactattttatctAACATAAGTATAGcttttcctgctcttttttggttcccatttacatggaatatctttttcattccttcactttcagtctatgtctGTCCTTACAGGTGAAGTCAGTATCTTGGAGGCATCATATAGTTGGGTAtggtttttttaatccattcagccattctatgccttttttttatggttgtattttgctttttgttcacAAGACATTCAATGTCAGAAAAGAGTAATTTCTGCAATAcatttttttactggttatgaatattcatggggtacaaagtaaATTGTCCttcttttttgaaagaatttgtgAGTATAGTATTGGTTGATTAGCAGTCTCCTCCTGCCCCCCaggattttaaatatatcattctttctctctggctTGCAAGGTTTTTGCTGAAAAATTCACTGAGACTCTTATGCAGGTTTACTTGTGTATAATAATTCACCTTTACCTTGATGCTTTCAagactctctttttttctttaatttttgacaATGTGATTATGGTGTTTCTTTGTGTTGGTCTCTTCAGATTTATCTTATTTGGCATCATTTGGGCTTAATGGATCAGgatttctatttccttccccaggtttggagagttttctgccattatttctttaaatgtgttttctgtttctttattcttctgGCATGCCAATATAATGTATAAATTGTTCTGTTTGTAGGTGTCCCATAATCTCTTAAGCTATCTTCActctctttcattgttttttcttttgtgtccaCAGATTCAATAGTTTACAGTGAACTGTCTTTGAGTTCATGAACCATTTATTCTGCTTCACCTAGTCTGTTGTTAAATCCCTCtactgaatttttcagttcagttttAGTATTCTTCAGCACCATATTTTCTGTTTGGTacttttcaatactttttttctctttgctgaaaTTCTCAGTTTGTCCTTGCATTGCTCTCCTGACCTCAGTGAACATCTTTATGACCATTATTTTGAATCCCCTGTCAGGTAAATCACATACAATCATGCATCATATAATGGCATTTTGTtcaacaacagaccacatatacagtggtggtcccataagaATATAATAGGGCTGAAAATTTTTTATTGCCTAGTGATATCATAGCCATCATAGTACAAttactttagttttttaaaaataaatctaatgtagcctaagtgtacaatGTTTATAAAATCTAGAGTACTGTACAGTAATGTCTTAGACCTTCATATTTATTCATTACTCATGCACCTAGAGCAAGTTTCAGTCCTTCAAGCTCCATCCATGGTAAGTACcctatactgtatttttactgtatcttttctcTGTTTAGGTATATTTAGTGTGTGAGGAGGGGTTAAAGTATAATACCCTCCAAATTGAGAAGGAACTTTGAGACTGAAGAAGGAAGCAAGCAAATCCATAAGATATATGAAGGTATTTATTATAGGGGTgacttatatacagaaaattgcATACAACAAAGAATCGATCAGACATCTACAGCAGATGAGAGCTTTGTTTGCATTTAGGCAAACAAAGTTTATATAGCAAAAGCTctgttactaaaaataatttaaaggaaacaggttaagaaaaataagttgatgaCATCATTCACCAGGTGTCTTGTGATCCATGAGGCAGGGGGTCTTGTGATGGTAGTGCTCGGGCcattgctgtaataaatcattcaTTCCCTGAAACCTATGTTCCTTTTATGTTTGCCTTAAAGTTGATGTGTAGCTGGTCAGTGATCCAAAGGAATGAGGTTAAACAGGTGTCAACATGGCACCTGTTTGTTCACATTCTAACAATTTAAACACAtaaataccattgtgttacaattgccagcaatattcagtacagtaaaatgctgtacaggtttgtagcctaagaGCAATAGACTATACCTGAaggtttgtgtaagcacactcTGTGATGTTTATACAATGACAAAATTGTCTAATGACATGAATGCatccctgttgttaagcaacACGACTGTATCTCCATTTCACTAAGTCAGTTTCTAGAGATttatattgttcttttatttgaaatacatttcccaatttcttaattttctttgaatTCCTGTGTTAGTTTCTGCACATTGGATTAGACAACTGCCTCTCCCAGTCTTGTCAGCAGTAACTCCAGGTCTATGAATCCCTCTGGAAGGAGTTTGCCCACATATTGAGTGCCCCAGTGTGTGGACAAGGGATTGTACCTTAAATCTCCTAGCTCTGGGAGCAGAGGGGATTAGACATTCAGATCTCTTGAGAAAAAAAGCAGCAGTTTTATAAAGGCCTCCAAGCACTTCCAAGGGCCTCATCCATTCAGAGCACTACAGAGAAGGGGCCTAAAACATGCAGCTCCCTGTTTCTCCCTGGAAGAGGTTTATAACACACTCTTCCAATGACTACTTGGCAGGCTGGGTTCTAACTAACCTGTATTGAAGAGTTAAAGGGGTAGACAAACAGCCCACTGGCAGTCTGAGAAGCAGATGGGCACTTCCCAAGCCTTCTACCCTGACTCACCTCAGTGATAACTCCAGATCTATTAATCACTCCTGGAAGGAGCTTGTCCACACATCAAGTGCCCAAACTTTTACAGCTTCCATCAGAGGGACTGCACCCTAAATACCTAGCTCTGGGAGAAGGGAATAGGCATATGCAAGTCTCCCTAGATCACAGAAGAAAGAGGTAGTTTTAAACAGGTATGTAGACACTTCCAGGAGCTAGACCCCCCCAGGAGCAGTGCAGTAAAGAGGCTGGAATGCACAGTTCCCATTTTCTCTCCATAAGGGGTTTACTGCACACTTTTCCAGTGGCTACTTGAGAGCCTGGCTTCTAATGAACTTGCAATGGGGAGCTAACAAGGCAGACAAACAGTGATGCTCCAGCAGCCTGAGCTGGAGCCTGGCATTTCCCAAGCCTTTCCTCCAGTTCACCCCAGTGGTAAGTCTAGGTCTAAGCATTCTTCCTGGTAGGAGTCAGTCCATGCACTGAGTGCCACAACTTCTATAGCTCCCATCCAAGGGACTGTCCCCTTACCTAGCTCTGGGAATCAATGGGGCTTTGCATTTCTGAGTGGCCCTAgaccacagaaaacaaagaggTGCCAACCCCCTTCCAGCAGCTATCTCCCCAGGATCAGAAGGTGCAGCCTGAATGCAAGTATAGGCATTTGCCACATATCCTCTCCATGGTGTAgtacagacagagagagataaaTGCCCACACTCAGCTTCACTGTGGGGACAGAAGGAGCTGGAACACACATCCAACACTCCAACACTACAGCTACATCTCAAGGGTCTTAATTCTACCTTAGTGGTCTCAGCATTCTGACAGTACATGGCACATCCTAATCTCCAGAAGGCCACCAAAAACAGAGAAAGCAGTTTGGACAAACATAACAAATTGAAAGTTACCTTAGAATTTCTGGTTGGATGAATTGTGAGATTCTTCATTCATTTAGATTTCATTTGAGAAAAGTTAACATTGCACAGTAAGGGTATAACTCTTCAATGTGACAGCTAAATTTTATATCTCTGAGTCTCTTTgaacattatttgtctttttttctatatggtatatacattcaagaaagaacaattgCATTGAGTCTTAGGATATCTATTGTACAATATGACCTCCTTGACTCATTTGTACAAAACCACATCATATTCCTTGAGCCACATTTTGATCTGGTCAGTGTTTCTTGCCAACATCTCCACTGGAATGGTCTTGGACACAATGTGAGAAAATCCTTTCTGCCCAAGAGTACCAGAGTGACCTGACATTGCTGCAAGATAGCAGCAGAGCTGAACATGCCCAACCAGGTTAGATAAGGAAGATGGCAAGCTACGAAATATTGAAATATATCTTTCATCCTTCCTTCCCACTCAGGCCAGGTCTCATATCTACCTCTCCGTAGGATATCCACCCTCACCAGTACCTCCCAACTGTTACATCACTGAACAAAATACCCATGCTCCATCATAAATTATTAACTTTCTCCATTTCAGTCCCTGTTTTTCTCTTAACCATATTACCATGATCACAAATTGGAGAAGCAGAAGAATGCAAGAACAAGTCTGCAGTTTAAACTGTAGACCTGATACTGGAATCCACAAACAGAAAATCTGAGTTATGGATAAGTAAAGATTGAGATGGTAAAGCACAAGCCACACTCTTAGATCTGGGGCATCTGATATCCTACCAATATTTAATCAAGGAAAAAGCAGGTGGATGACAGTGGGACCAGGATTTCAAGCTGGAGGGAAACAAAGCAAGATGGAAGAAGAACTTTTATTAAGTGATGAACCACTACCAAAAACATAACTGACATTATTCACTCATCcatacaatatttattgagagtttacTCTAGGTCTGGCGCTGAATTATGTaagtattatacccattttacctTGAAGGAATCAGAGCCACAGATTCATCAAGTAATTCACCCAGTGTCCacaggatttgaattcagatcTGCACAAAGAAGCTCATGTTCTTTCTCCTATGACAAAGTGCAGAAGGAAGTAAAAGAATATAACTGGGAGGCAGGAAAGAGCTTGAGAGGAAGACTCCACTGCAAAAAAATGACCTAGCCCCATAATATCCTAATTCTTCCAGAAGCTTCAATTCACATTACATTGGCCAACAATGTTTAACATACTTTTTAGACAATAAGTTTTCCAGatgatgtatattttataatttacaataattattacttttagatataaattatttaattctggAAGCTGAAAGTTCTAAATATCAGTGTTTCcatattaagaaaaatagtaCATAAAGAACTGTGGCTATAAAAAGAACCCTGGAAAAAATTATTAGCTGTGTCAATTTCTTGGCACCTAATCACATGCTACTTTATATTGATTTAAGTCCTGTCCTGAGATCTATTAAATGGTTATTTGGAAACAATAACATTCTTCTCTGTTGAGTTCCCATCCTAAGTTATACAGGTGGTATTTTGTAAAAGTTGGACATTTAATATATATGCTGGTTGaatgtaatgaaaataatttcttcaataTTCTATTTACTCAATTACcagtaaaaaatttttatgaattcaACAATAAACCAATGTTGAAGGTTTTCTAGCATAAATCACTACAATTCCCAAGATACCATAGGTCatccttaaaatgtttttattattattaatttggaAAAAGTGTGtggttgtttctttaaaaagttggGTGATTCATACACAAgggtttattttactattttctatACTTCtgaatatgtttgaaattttttataataaaacatttaagtaTCTGTACTAACAGTGATGATCATTTTTGTTCTTAACTCTAAATAGTAAAAAATCGATCACCATGTTTAGGCACAAGCTTTTTCTCCAAGgaaatattaaacacatttttcagCACTTCTTCAATTTCCTCCTCATTCAGAGTCCTAAACTCTACCAGATCTACATTATCTTTATAACTGAACCTCCTATAGGTGAGGGTAAAGCCCACCAAACAGTGAACCCCTTCTGGGGTCTGTAAAGAACAAAATGATTTGCTTGTAAACACAGACGCTGGAGACCTCTGAAGGTACGTGTTCATAGACTCAAAATCTTCAATTGTTCGAGGTTCGAGAGTAAAAGAGTAGATTTTtcggtattttttcttttccaggagaTCAGAATTAAGAAATTCTTGGTTTGGAATGTACTGCTCTCTTCTGATTTGGTCCAGGTACCAGATTTCGCCCTCTACTGTCAAGCGGAAGATGCATGGCACTTGAGGCTGATCCTTTCCGGAAATCAGCTCCAGAGGCTGCCACATCTGGTAGGAGCGTCCAAACCCGGCATCAACGATGTAGTTCCTGCCATCGATGTTCACCTGCAGTAGAAGGTGAATCATGCCACTGCTATATTTGTTGGCTGGAGTGTTGTAAACATACCCTCCCAACATTGTGGTCTCAAAGCCGATTGTGGTCAGAGCCCAGTACATAAGATAATTCACCTGGAGACACCACCCACCCCGGTTCCTCCTCACAACTTGATCAAAAATGGCCTCCAAGCCCAACTCCATGGCTTCCCCACAATGGATGTTAAGGTTCTCAAAGGGAATGGCTCGGACGTGGTGCTGAAGAATGTCAGTCAACGTTTCCAAGTCCAATTTGTTCCTAGAGTTCCTATAACCAATTCTTTCATAATATGCTTCAATATCCATGATTTCctaagtaaagaaaacaaaagaaaaacaaatacctgtATTATGTTTGCACTTGGAATTCCCTGAATAGGCTAAGTTTAGCTATTTGCATTTTAACTATGTAAATCAAACAATGGTTATAACTATCTGTAATCGTAATTCTTTTGTTTAATGCTTTTATTGTGAGTTGCTTTCACATGCATAAGTTCACTTAATAGTCTCAGTAATCCTGTTAAgctaaatattatctttttttcctatgttttaagCATCATAAGTTGGAAATCCAGGTTAAACAATGAGCCAATTGATAAAAGCTTGTATGTGGTTTTCTTGGTGATGAGTACAGAGAGATTCCAATTGGCATCAATTAAAATAGGCTTATAAACAATTCCTGATACGAACAGGATAATTACACAATAGAGTACATGGTATTCATGGTAACTGGCCTCCTCAATTTCCCCTTTAGCTGAATCTTAAACAGTCAAAACTCCTCACTCCAGGATTTATATTCATTAACTCATTGATTGGCTCATTCAATAAATTGCTTACTGGATATCTACTATGTAATTGCTACTGATCTAATGCTTGCT
Protein-coding regions in this window:
- the LOC134370384 gene encoding arylamine N-acetyltransferase 1, yielding MDIEAYYERIGYRNSRNKLDLETLTDILQHHVRAIPFENLNIHCGEAMELGLEAIFDQVVRRNRGGWCLQVNYLMYWALTTIGFETTMLGGYVYNTPANKYSSGMIHLLLQVNIDGRNYIVDAGFGRSYQMWQPLELISGKDQPQVPCIFRLTVEGEIWYLDQIRREQYIPNQEFLNSDLLEKKKYRKIYSFTLEPRTIEDFESMNTYLQRSPASVFTSKSFCSLQTPEGVHCLVGFTLTYRRFSYKDNVDLVEFRTLNEEEIEEVLKNVFNISLEKKLVPKHGDRFFTI